AACTGCAGTAGGTGACGGGTTAAAAGGGGTACTTGTTATTGGTGGTGCGAAGTATTTAGATTTCTCTGTAGAAGTTCAACTTCTGGCAATGTTGGCGGTTGTAGTAGGTCACATATGGCCAGTCACTTTAAGATTTAAGGGTGGATTAGGAATTGCCACCTTCATTGGTGCTCTGTTAACATTTCATCCAGTTGTTACGTTAGTTTTTGTTATTATATTTTTTATCTTTTTACTTATACTTAGAAGTGTTACGTTAGCTGCAATGAGCGGGTTTGTACTTATTCCAATTATTTTACTTTATATTAGTCATTCAATTACATCTTTTATTTTAATTGGCATCGTTGTAACGATCATGATTTACGTACATTGGG
This genomic stretch from Bacillus sp. BGMRC 2118 harbors:
- a CDS encoding glycerol-3-phosphate acyltransferase, which encodes MMIEVIYIIASYLIGTIMTAFIVMRIKNGDDIRKMGSGNVGARNVGRLIGKKGFLITAVGDGLKGVLVIGGAKYLDFSVEVQLLAMLAVVVGHIWPVTLRFKGGLGIATFIGALLTFHPVVTLVFVIIFFIFLLILRSVTLAAMSGFVLIPIILLYISHSITSFILIGIVVTIMIYVHWDGIKEKLE